One window from the genome of Pieris napi chromosome 3, ilPieNapi1.2, whole genome shotgun sequence encodes:
- the LOC125063507 gene encoding facilitated trehalose transporter Tret1-like isoform X1 produces MGMTQSWTSPMLVKLMHEDTQLSERVNEDQASWIVSIGFLSSIAFFPVFYWLVNLYGRKKVMLYLNIFRATVNLLFIFATEVWMLYLVRGVTATCEIGILTIMPAYSAEVASKQIRGALGTIAQLLNAVGMLIMLSVGPYASYLMVNIVYVTTVAVMVVPMFFVPDSPYCMVKKGRMNEALKTLTYLRDSELLAQEEIKEMSCVSGTKITSNTIKDIVFLKSMGIAVFLSIGIQLVGYSSITLYLQTILEVTNTSVSSELVSVIFGVMQVIACLVTAILSDRAGRKPILAITLGGLAIGMLGLGLFFYMKDSGVKINGFMNYLPLVSLVIVVLCYNAGIGSLCVVLVAELFDNLTRSIGISVCMTVTMIVGFFNVKYFPLLTEILGSATVFWSFAVICLIYMTFVLFCVPETKQKSFLEIQGVLGRK; encoded by the exons ATGGGAATGACTCAATCTTGGACATCACCGATGCTTGTAAAATTGATGCATGAGGACACACAGCTCTCTGAACGAGTTAATGAGGATCAAGCTTCGTGGATCGTGTCTATTGGATTCTTAAGCTCGATAGCGT TCTTTCCAGTATTCTATTGGTTAGTAAATCTCTATGGCAGGAAGAAAGTCATGTTATACCTAAATATATTTCGAGCCACCGTCAATCTACTGTTCATATTTGCTACGGAAGTCTGGATGTTGTATCTTGTTAGAGGCGTTACGGCGACCTGTGAAATTGGTATATTGACAATTATGCCAGCTTACAGCGCGGAGGTTGCTAGT aagcAAATCCGTGGAGCGTTGGGCACAATAGCACAACTGCTAAATGCAGTTGGCATGCTTATAATGTTATCCGTGGGTCCATATGCATCGTACTTGATGGTAAACATAGTTTATGTCACCACGGTTGCTGTAATGGTCGTACCAATGTTTTTCGTACCAGATAGTCCATATTGTATGGTTAAGAAAG GTCGCATGAATGAAGCCTTAAAAACCCTAACATACCTGCGAGACTCCGAACTCTTAGCCcaagaagaaataaaagagatgTCTTGCGTGTCTGGTACTAAAATAACTAGTAACACTATAAAGGATATAGTATTCTTAAAATCTATGGGCATTGCAGTTTTTCTTAGTATCGGAATACAATTAGTTGGATATAGTTCCATAACTCTATATTTACAGACTATCCTAGAGGTAACTAATACCAGTGTTTCTTCTGAACTGGTTTCTGTAATCTTTGGAGTGATGCAGGTAATAGCGTGCCTCGTGACGGCCATTTTAAGTGACAGAGCTGGGAGAAAGCCTATATTGGCGATAACGCTCGGTGGATTGGCGATCGGAATG cTCGGTCTAGGCTTGTTCTTCTACATGAAAGATTCTGGAGTCAAAATCAATGGTTTCATGAACTACCTACCTCTTGTATCATTAGTTATAGTGGTTCTTTGTTATAACGCTG GTATCGGTAGCTTATGCGTAGTTTTGGTAGCCGAACTTTTCGATAACTTAACGAGATCCATCGGAATTTCTGTCTGCATGACAGTTACAATGATTGTTGGATTTTTTAACGTCAAATATTTTCCACTATTAACAGAAATCCTGGGGTCCGCCACCGTCTTCTGGTCGTTTGCGGTCATTTGTCTGATATACATGacatttgtattgttttgtgtGCCCGAAACGAAGCAAAAGTCATTCTTGGAGATTCAGGGGGTACTaggaagaaaataa